Within Enterobacter sp. RHBSTW-00175, the genomic segment ATCGCCATTTTTCTGTATAGCGGAGAGTTTATTTAATTTAAATTTTACAAATCATAAAACCCTTGGGTTAGTATGGTTGATATTAATTTGTGCAATAAATCAAAATAGCGCTCGATAATGGTCGATCTACTCGTGTAGAAAGAGGATGCTTATAACAATAAGGCCGATAAGGAGGGCGGTATATGTACGCATTTATCGCAAGACAACCCATTTTTAATACGGACATGAATACCATTGCGTATGAATTGTTGTTCAGAGATGGGATGAATAACTGCTTCCCAGATGTGTCGGCGGAATATGCCACATCCCGGATGATTTCTGACCAATTTTTATGTGTTCCGTCCCAGCGGATCGCAGGAGCACTGACGTCGTTTATTAATTTCCCGTCACACATGGTCATTAATCGCAGCGGGGAAGCGCTGGATAAAAATAACGTGGTCATTGAGATCCTTGAAGACGCCATACCCGGAGAGGAACTTCTTCAGGCAGTCAAAGAGATGAATGCTAATGGTTATCGTTTTGCGCTGGATGATTTTACTCTGGCGGCGGAATGGGATGCTTTTTTACCCTATATTTCGATACTGAAATTTGATGTAAGGAATAATACCTTAGCGCAAATTGAAAATTATTTGCAACAACGTAAAAAACTGACCGGACATATTAAGTATCTTGCTGAAAAAGTTGAGACTAAAGAGGAATTCGAAAAATATCGTGAGGCAGGATTTTCGCTTTTTCAGGGATACTTTTTTTGCCGCCCGGAGATCATTAAATATAAACGCTTATCGCAAAACCAGCTGGCGATTTTCCGGCTTCAGGCGGAAGTGGGACGCAATAAACCCGATTTCAGGATAATTGAGTCGTTGATTAAAACTGACCTCACGTTGTCCTATAAGATCATGCGGTATATGAAACACACGGCATTTAAATATGCGGGTGCCTGTAATTTCAGCAAGTTAACCCTGAGCGAAGTGCTCATGTATCTGGGTGAAAACCAGCTCAAACGGTTTGTGGCGGTCGTGGTGCTGGCCAGTGCAGGCACTGACACCGTCAACGAACTTTACCCTCTGAGCATGATGCGGGGCAAATTCTGCGAGCTGGTGTCAGCGAAAATGGATGAGCCGCTGCTGGCAGAAAATGCGTTTATCTGCGGCTTGTTCTCGTTACTCGATACCATCCTTGAGTTGCCGATGACGGAGCTGATGAAGCAAATTGCGGTGCCGCAAAGTGTGAGCAATGCGCTGTGTCATCAGGAAGGCGTATTGGCCGAAATGGTATCGCTTTGTCGTTTGTACGAACAGCAGAAGTGGAGTGATGCGGCCAAAATGTGCAATGCGCTGGGGCTGTCAGAGGAAGAGGTTATCGAGGCCATGCGAATGGCAACGCTCTGGGCCGGGGAGAATGCGGTTAATTAATTCTTCCTCACTCCGTGCAGACGGAGTGAGGAAGAACGTGACGCCGATTAGCGGCCAGCTTTTAGCTTCTGGTAATAGTCTTCGTAAAGGCGGCTCGCGTCGCCAACATCATTCTGCCATTCGCCTTTACTGATTGTGTCGGCATCCGGATACAGGGACTTATCGTTTGCGACTTCCGGGCTTAGCAGTTTACGCGCGGCCAGGTTTGGCGTGGGATAACCGATGGTTTCGGCAACCTGTTTTGCCACGTCCGGGCGCAGCAGGAAGTTGATAAGCTTAAGTGCACCCTCAACGTTTTTGGCGTTAGACGGAATAGAGAGACTGTCCATCCAGAAGATCCCGCCCTCTTTTGGCCAGACCACTGTCAGCGGCGTACCGGCCTGACGCGCAACCCAGGCGGAGCCATTCCAGACCATCCCGAGGTTCACTTCACCTTCCATATACGGGTTAGCCGGGTTATCTGAGTTGAACGCCGCCACATTTGGCATCAGTTTTTTCAGCTCGTTATAGGCAGCTTCAATCTCTTTCGGATCGGTGGTGTTACCGGAATACCCCAGCTTACGCAGTGCTATCTGGAACACTTCGCGCGCATCGTCGGTTAACAGCAGGCTGCTTTTATACTCAGGCTTCCACAGATCTGCCCAACTGGTGACGGTTTTCGGGTCAATGGCGTCACTGTTGATCCCAATGGCCGTTGCACCCCAGATATATGGAATGGAGTAGTCGTTATTTGGGTCGAACGGCTTGTTAAGCATCTGTGGATCAAGATTATTGAAGTGGGACAACTTCGTTTTATCGATCTTCTGGATCATGCCCTCTTTGCGCATTTTGTCGACGAAATAGGTCGATGGAACCACCAGGTCGTACGCGCCATCTTTGTACGTTTTGAGCTTGGCGTACATGGTTTCATTCGACTCATAGGTGGAATAGATAACCTTGATGCCGGTCTCTTTGGTGAACTGTTCCAGTAGACCAGGCGGCACGTACTCGGTCCAGTTGTAGAAGTAGAGTGTCTTGCTGTCATCAGCGTGCGCCGTGCTCATACCCAGCACCAGCACCAGCGCCGCAGCGGCAAACATTTTTTTCATTTCGATGTCCCCAGAGATTTTGTTTTATCACGCGCAACAAGCTGGCTGGCAATAACCATAACCAGCGATAACACCAACAGAATAGTCGCCAGCGCGTTCACCTCAGGCGAAACGCCAACTTTCACCATCGAGTAAATCTTCAACGGCAGAATTTCATAGCCAGGCCCGGTCACGAAAGAGGAGACCACAACGTCATCCATCGACAAGGTAAAGCTCAGCAGCCACCCGGCGGCAACGGCAGGCATTGCCAGCGGTAGTATGATTTTGCGCAGGATAGTCATCTCGCTGGCACCCAGATCCTTCGCCGCTTCAAGCATCCTGACATCAAACCCTTTCAGACGCGAGTAGACGGTGACCACCACAAACGGCAGGCAGAAGGTGATATGGGAAAACAGTAACGACCAGAAGCCAAGCTGTATGCCCAGCAGCATAAACAGCACCAGCAGTGAAATCGCCATCACGATATCTGGCGACATCATCACCACAAACAGCATCCCACTGACGAACGGCTTTCCGCGAAAACGATAGCGATAAAGCGCCACGGCAGTCAGGGAGCCAATAAGTGTGGCAAAGGTTGCGGAGAAGATAGCCATCGTCAGAGAGTGCTGAGCCGCCTGTAACAGGCTGTCGTTGTTCATCAACAGGCTGTACCAGTTGGTCGTGAAGCCTTGCCAGTTGATCCCGAAACGCGAGCTGTTAAACGAGTTCACGATCAAAATGATAATCGGGATATATAAGTAGGCATAAATGGCGGTCATAAAACCGCCGCGAAGCAGTCGACCGATCATTCGAATTCTACCTTCTTGTTCATAAGGCGGGATGCTTTTAGAGTATTGAAAATGTTCAACTTTTTCTCTTCTCCAAAATTTCTCCAAAACTTTTCACCAAAACAAATGACGGCAAATAAAACGCTTATCCATCATCGATGGCCGCGAATTTTACAATAATTTTTCTTTCGATCGGGAAAAAACGGCCATTTAAATGACCAGCTTGACCCACTCCTGGCCGCGAGTGTCGTTGTAACGATCGGTAGTGGCCTGCACTTTGTGCCCAAGCAGTGTTTTGGTATCGATCCCCTGCGCACGATACAGCCGCTCCGAAAGAGATCGTTGTTCGTGAAAAGTGGTTGGGGTTTTTCCTTCCGGAGGATTTATGCCGGCAAGGTCTCTCGCATCAGCAAAATAATCACTCAGGTTGTCTTTACTCATTGGCTGGCCTTTTTTCTGACGGCGACTATGGACCATATACGGGCTCAGAATTCGATCCCGGCAACCATCAATCACCTCTTTCAACGTCATCCCCACTGCGTCACACCGTAATGTCAAAGGGAGTGCAAGACGCATCCCAGTTTTTCCCTGCGTGACATGCAAATACCCATCCCATACATCCGTGAATTTCATGTTGCGGATATCATCCCGCCGCTGGCCAGTGACTAGCGCCAGCAGCATGGCATTACGCAGGTAATGTCCCTTCTCGGTAACAGCGAAAATTTTCTGCCAGTCATTCAAAGTAAGTCTTGCCCGGGTAACTTTCGGTACCGGCTTGCGCGTCGCCTCCGGAGGATTCCAGCCTGGCGGAACTTCGCCCGCATGTTGCGCTTCTTTAAAAATATCAATCCACAACCCGCGATTAACCTGCGCTGTACTGACCATGTCTCTGTCCAGCCATTCATCCATAATTAGCGCAAAGTCACGTACTTCCAGTTCGCGGATTGGGTGATTGCCCAAACGCGCCACAAGGAAGCTAGCCATTCGATTCTTTTCTTTGAAAGTAGCCTCGGCAATGCTGCCATTCTTCAGGCGAACCGCCTGGATCTTTAGATATCGTTCCACCCAGGCACTCAAACGAACCCCGCGTTGTTTAGTTGCTGATGGGTTCTCATTAATTTTTTTCATGAAAAAATCAGTTTCAGCCGCTGCCAAGCGTTGATTGGCGGTAATAGCGACCTTTTCTGCTTTTGCTTTATCTGTACCAAGCCCATGAAACTTTCCGGTGACAGGGTTTTTGTACTGGTAATAAGTTTTG encodes:
- a CDS encoding phage integrase Arm DNA-binding domain-containing protein; this translates as MSPRPRKNSISIPGLYARFDRRTDKTYYQYKNPVTGKFHGLGTDKAKAEKVAITANQRLAAAETDFFMKKINENPSATKQRGVRLSAWVERYLKIQAVRLKNGSIAEATFKEKNRMASFLVARLGNHPIRELEVRDFALIMDEWLDRDMVSTAQVNRGLWIDIFKEAQHAGEVPPGWNPPEATRKPVPKVTRARLTLNDWQKIFAVTEKGHYLRNAMLLALVTGQRRDDIRNMKFTDVWDGYLHVTQGKTGMRLALPLTLRCDAVGMTLKEVIDGCRDRILSPYMVHSRRQKKGQPMSKDNLSDYFADARDLAGINPPEGKTPTTFHEQRSLSERLYRAQGIDTKTLLGHKVQATTDRYNDTRGQEWVKLVI
- a CDS encoding EAL and HDOD domain-containing protein gives rise to the protein MYAFIARQPIFNTDMNTIAYELLFRDGMNNCFPDVSAEYATSRMISDQFLCVPSQRIAGALTSFINFPSHMVINRSGEALDKNNVVIEILEDAIPGEELLQAVKEMNANGYRFALDDFTLAAEWDAFLPYISILKFDVRNNTLAQIENYLQQRKKLTGHIKYLAEKVETKEEFEKYREAGFSLFQGYFFCRPEIIKYKRLSQNQLAIFRLQAEVGRNKPDFRIIESLIKTDLTLSYKIMRYMKHTAFKYAGACNFSKLTLSEVLMYLGENQLKRFVAVVVLASAGTDTVNELYPLSMMRGKFCELVSAKMDEPLLAENAFICGLFSLLDTILELPMTELMKQIAVPQSVSNALCHQEGVLAEMVSLCRLYEQQKWSDAAKMCNALGLSEEEVIEAMRMATLWAGENAVN
- the potD gene encoding spermidine/putrescine ABC transporter substrate-binding protein PotD, giving the protein MKKMFAAAALVLVLGMSTAHADDSKTLYFYNWTEYVPPGLLEQFTKETGIKVIYSTYESNETMYAKLKTYKDGAYDLVVPSTYFVDKMRKEGMIQKIDKTKLSHFNNLDPQMLNKPFDPNNDYSIPYIWGATAIGINSDAIDPKTVTSWADLWKPEYKSSLLLTDDAREVFQIALRKLGYSGNTTDPKEIEAAYNELKKLMPNVAAFNSDNPANPYMEGEVNLGMVWNGSAWVARQAGTPLTVVWPKEGGIFWMDSLSIPSNAKNVEGALKLINFLLRPDVAKQVAETIGYPTPNLAARKLLSPEVANDKSLYPDADTISKGEWQNDVGDASRLYEDYYQKLKAGR
- the potC gene encoding spermidine/putrescine ABC transporter permease PotC; amino-acid sequence: MIGRLLRGGFMTAIYAYLYIPIIILIVNSFNSSRFGINWQGFTTNWYSLLMNNDSLLQAAQHSLTMAIFSATFATLIGSLTAVALYRYRFRGKPFVSGMLFVVMMSPDIVMAISLLVLFMLLGIQLGFWSLLFSHITFCLPFVVVTVYSRLKGFDVRMLEAAKDLGASEMTILRKIILPLAMPAVAAGWLLSFTLSMDDVVVSSFVTGPGYEILPLKIYSMVKVGVSPEVNALATILLVLSLVMVIASQLVARDKTKSLGTSK